In the genome of Muntiacus reevesi chromosome 5, mMunRee1.1, whole genome shotgun sequence, one region contains:
- the PPFIA4 gene encoding liprin-alpha-4 isoform X7, giving the protein MCEVMPTINEGDPLGPPHEADADANFEQLMVNMLDEREKLLESLRESQETLLATQSRLQDALHERDQLQRHLNSALPQEFTTLTRELSMCREQLLEREEEISELKAERNNTRLLLEHLECLVSRHERSLRMTVVKRQAQSPSGVSSEVEVLKALKSLFEHHKALDEKVRERLRAALERVTTLEEQLACAHQQVSSLQQGAGVRDGVAEEEGTVELGPKGLWKEDVGQVEELQELLEKQNFELSQARERLVTLTATVAELEEDLGTARRDLLKSEELSSKHQRDLREALAQKEDMEERITTLEKRYLAAQREAASIHDLNDKLENELANKESLHRQCEEKARYLQELLEVAEQKLQQTMRKAETLPEVEAELAQRVAALTKAEERHGNIEEHLQQLEGQLEEKNQELARVRQRERMNEAHNKRLSDTVDRLLSEAKERLQLHLRERMAALEEKNTLIQELETSQRQIEEQHHHKGRLSEEIEKLRQEVDQLKGRGGPFVDGIHSRAYTGSATDVRFSLSTAAHASQGLHRCYSARREQSAKDWEPSPPPEVLVPTATPAFESDREFSDVEEDEPGGLVGSMDVVSPSSHSDAQTLAMMLQEQLDAINEEIRMIQQEKESTELRAEELETRVTSGSMEALDLTQLHKRGSIPTSLTALSLASASPPLSGRATPKLTSRSAAQDLDRMGVMTLPSDLRKHRRKLLSPVSWEENREDKATIKCETSPPSSPRTLQLEKLGHPARSQEEGKSALEDPGSNPSSSNSSQDSLHKGAKRKGIKSSIGRLFGKKEKGRLIQPSRDGPTGHVVLLTDSELGLQEPMVPAKLGTQAEKDRRLKKKHQLLEDARRKGMSFAQWDGPTVVSWLELWVGMPAWYVAACRANVKSGAIMSALSDTEIQREIGISNALHRLKLRLAIQEMVSLTSPSAPPTSRTSSGNVWVTHEEMETLATSTKTTLVYGDMNHEWIGNQWLPSLGLPQYRSYFMECLVDARMLDHLTKKDLRVHLKMVDSSHRTSLQYGIMCLKRLNYDRKELEKRREESQHEIKDVLVWTNDQVVHWVQSIGLRDYAGNLHESGVHGALLALDENFDHNTLALVLQIPTQNTQARQVLEREFNNLLALGTDRKLDDGEEKGLRRAPSWRKRFRPRDPHGRAPLSAAADTLPAAFRASTMGPVPPPPPPKKTMPEARSHYLYGHMLSAFRD; this is encoded by the exons atgtGTGAAGTGATGCCCACAATCAACGAGGGAGACCCCCTGGGGCCTCCGCATGAAGCCGATGCTGACGCCAACTTTGAGCAGCTGATGGTGAACATGCTGGATGAGCGGGAGAAGTTGCTAGAGTCCCTTCGGGAGAGTCAGGAGACTTTGCTGGCGACACAGAGCCGGCTCCAGGATGCCCTGCATGAGAGAGACCAGCTCCAGCGCCACCTTaactctgccctcccccag GAATTTACCACCTTAACCCGGGAGCTGAGTATGTGTCGGGAGCAGCTTctagagagggaggaagagatatCAGAGCTGAAAGCAGAGCGGAATAACACAAGG TTGCTTCTGGAACATCTGGAGTGCCTGGTGTCCCGCCATGAGCGGTCACTGAGGATGACTGTGGTGAAGCGTCAGGCTCAGTCACCATCAGGGGTTTCCAGCGAGGTGGAGGTGCTGAAGGCTCTCAAGTCACTGTTTGAGCACCACAAGGCCCTGGATGAGAAG GTGCGAGAGCGGCTCCGAGCGGCCCTCGAGAGAGTGACCACTTTGGAAGAGCAGCTGGCGTGTGCCCACCAGCAG GTGTCTTCCCTacagcagggggcaggggttcggGATGGAGTGGCCGAAGAAGAGGGGACTGTGGAGCTGGGACCAAAAGGCCTGTGGAAG GAGGACGTGGGCCAGGTTGAGGAGCTGCAGGAGCTTCTGGAGAAGCAGAACTTTGAGTTGAGCCAGGCCCGGGAGCGACTGGTCACCCTGACAGCAACTGTGGCTGAACTGGAGGAGGACCTGGGCACAGCCCGCCGGGACCTCCTCAAGTCGGAGGAGCTGAGCAGCAAACACCAGCGGGACCTCCGGGAA GCTCTAGCCCAGAAGGAGGACATGGAGGAGCGGATCACCACCCTGGAGAAGCGCTACCTGGCTGCTCAGCGTGAGGCTGCATCAATCCATGACCTCAACGACAAACTGGAGAACGAGCTGGCCAATAAGGAATCCTTGCATCGCCAG TGTGAGGAGAAAGCCCGATATCTGCAGGAGCTACTGGAGGTAGCCGAGCAGAAACTTCAGCAGACAATGCGCAAAGCCGAGACGCTGCCAGAGGTGGAGGCTGAGCTGGCCCAAAGAGTTGCGGCCCTCACCAAG GCTGAAGAACGACATGGCAACATTGAGGAGCACCTCCAACAGCTGGAGGGACAGCTGGAGGAGAAGAACCAAGAGCTGGCGCGG GTGCGCCAGCGGGAGAGGATGAATGAAGCCCACAACAAGCGGCTGTCAGACACGGTGGACCGGCTGCTGAGCGAGGCGAAAGAGCGCCTGCAGCTCCACCTCAGGGAGCGCATGGCAGCCCTGGAGGAGAAG AACACGTTGATCCAAGAGCTGGAGACCTCCCAGCGGCAGATTGAAGAGCAGCACCATCACAAG GGCCGCCTGTCTGAAGAGATTGAGAAACTGCGCCAAGAGGTGGACCAACTGAAGGGTCGAGGAGGACCATTTGTGGATGGCATCCACTCCAG GGCGTACACGGGCAGTGCGACGGATGTGCGGTTCTCCCTGAGCACAGCTGCCCACGCATCCCAAGGTCTGCATCGTTGTTACTCAGCACGGCGGGAACAGTCTGCCAAG GACTGGGAGCCATCTCCACCGCCTGAGGTGCTGGTCCCGACAGCCACCCCTGCCTTTGAGAGTGACCGTGAATTCTCTGATGTGGAGGAGGATGAACCAGGGGGTCTTGTGGGCTCCATGGATGTTGTCTCCCCCAGCAGCCACTCAGACGCCCAGACCCTGGCCATGATGCTGCAGGAGCAGCTGGATGCTATCAATGAGGAGATCAG GATGATCCAGCAAGAGAAGGAGTCCACAGAGCTCCGTGCTGAGGAGCTGGAAACTCGAGTGACTAGTGGCAGCATGGAGGCCCTAGACCTGACCCAGCTGCACAAACGAGGTTCCATCCCCACCTCTCTGACTGCCTTGTCCCTGGCCAGCGCATCCCCTCCACTCAGCGGCCGTGCCACACCTAAGCTTACCTCCCGCAGTGCTGCCCAGGACCTGGACCGAATGGGGGTCATGACCTTG CCCAGTGACTTAAGAAAGCATAGGAGGAAGCTGCTG TCACCAGTGTCTTGGGAAGAGAACCGAGAGGATAAAGCCACCATAAAATGTGAgacttctcctccttcctcacccAGGACACTGCAGCTAGAAAAGCTTGGCCACCCAGCCCGGAGCCAGGAAGAAGGCAAGAG TGCTTTGGAGGATCCAGGCAGCAAccccagcagcagcaacagcagccagGACTCCTTGCACAAGGGTGCCAAGCGCAAAGGCATCAAATCATCCATCGGCCGCCTGTTTGGGAAGAAGGAGAAAGGCAGGCTGATCCAGCCGAGCCGGGATGGACCCACAGGCCATG TTGTACTACTAACAGACTCTGAGCTCGGTCTGCAGGAGCCCATGGTGCCTGCCAAGCTGGGAACCCAGGCAGAAAAGGACCGGAGGCTAAAGAAGAA ACACCAGCTGCTTGAAGATGCCCGGAGAAAAGGAATGTCCTTTGCCCAGTGGGACGGCCCTACTGTGGTCTCCTGGCTAGAG CTCTGGGTGGGGATGCCTGCTTGGTATGTAGCAGCCTGCCGGGCCAACGTCAAGAGTGGCGCCATCATGTCAGCCCTATCAGACACAGAGATCCAGCGAGAAATTGGCATCAGCAATGCCCTGCACCGGCTCAAGCTCCGGCTGGCCATCCAGGAGATGGTGTCGCTGACCAGCCCCTCTGCCCCGCCTacctccaggact TCTTCTGGAAATGTCTGGGTCACCCATGAAGAGATGGAAACTCTGGCAACATCCACTAAAACA ACCCTGGTCTATGGGGATATGAACCACGAGTGGATTGGGAATCAATggctccccagcctggggctcCCCCAGTACCGCAGCTACTTCATGGAGTGCCTCGTGGATGCTCGCATGCTGGATCACCTCACCAAGAAGGATCTGCGAGTCCACCTGAAGATGGTGGACAGCTCCCACCG AACCAGTCTTCAGTATGGCATCATGTGCCTGAAGAGGCTGAATTATGACCGGAAGGAGCTGGAGAAGCGGCGGGAGGAAAGCCAGCATGAGATCAAGG ATGTGCTGGTCTGGACCAATGACCAGGTAGTTCATTGGGTCCAATCTATTGGGCTCCGGGACTACGCAGGAAACCTCCATGAGAGTGGTGTGCATGGCGCTTTGCTGGCCCTGGATGAGAACTTTGACCACAACACACTGGCCCTGGTTCTCCAGATACCCACACAAAATACCCAG
- the PPFIA4 gene encoding liprin-alpha-4 isoform X5 produces the protein MCEVMPTINEGDPLGPPHEADADANFEQLMVNMLDEREKLLESLRESQETLLATQSRLQDALHERDQLQRHLNSALPQEFTTLTRELSMCREQLLEREEEISELKAERNNTRLLLEHLECLVSRHERSLRMTVVKRQAQSPSGVSSEVEVLKALKSLFEHHKALDEKVRERLRAALERVTTLEEQLACAHQQVSSLQQGAGVRDGVAEEEGTVELGPKGLWKEDVGQVEELQELLEKQNFELSQARERLVTLTATVAELEEDLGTARRDLLKSEELSSKHQRDLREVSRGLGLTLSFWALAQKEDMEERITTLEKRYLAAQREAASIHDLNDKLENELANKESLHRQCEEKARYLQELLEVAEQKLQQTMRKAETLPEVEAELAQRVAALTKAEERHGNIEEHLQQLEGQLEEKNQELARVRQRERMNEAHNKRLSDTVDRLLSEAKERLQLHLRERMAALEEKNTLIQELETSQRQIEEQHHHKGRLSEEIEKLRQEVDQLKGRGGPFVDGIHSRAYTGSATDVRFSLSTAAHASQGLHRCYSARREQSAKDWEPSPPPEVLVPTATPAFESDREFSDVEEDEPGGLVGSMDVVSPSSHSDAQTLAMMLQEQLDAINEEIRMIQQEKESTELRAEELETRVTSGSMEALDLTQLHKRGSIPTSLTALSLASASPPLSGRATPKLTSRSAAQDLDRMGVMTLPSDLRKHRRKLLSPVSWEENREDKATIKCETSPPSSPRTLQLEKLGHPARSQEEGKSALEDPGSNPSSSNSSQDSLHKGAKRKGIKSSIGRLFGKKEKGRLIQPSRDGPTGHVVLLTDSELGLQEPMVPAKLGTQAEKDRRLKKKHQLLEDARRKGMSFAQWDGPTVVSWLELWVGMPAWYVAACRANVKSGAIMSALSDTEIQREIGISNALHRLKLRLAIQEMVSLTSPSAPPTSRTSSGNVWVTHEEMETLATSTKTTLVYGDMNHEWIGNQWLPSLGLPQYRSYFMECLVDARMLDHLTKKDLRVHLKMVDSSHRTSLQYGIMCLKRLNYDRKELEKRREESQHEIKDVLVWTNDQVVHWVQSIGLRDYAGNLHESGVHGALLALDENFDHNTLALVLQIPTQNTQARQVLEREFNNLLALGTDRKLDDGEEKGLRRAPSWRKRFRPRDPHGRAPLSAAADTLPAAFRASTMGPVPPPPPPKKTMPEARSHYLYGHMLSAFRD, from the exons atgtGTGAAGTGATGCCCACAATCAACGAGGGAGACCCCCTGGGGCCTCCGCATGAAGCCGATGCTGACGCCAACTTTGAGCAGCTGATGGTGAACATGCTGGATGAGCGGGAGAAGTTGCTAGAGTCCCTTCGGGAGAGTCAGGAGACTTTGCTGGCGACACAGAGCCGGCTCCAGGATGCCCTGCATGAGAGAGACCAGCTCCAGCGCCACCTTaactctgccctcccccag GAATTTACCACCTTAACCCGGGAGCTGAGTATGTGTCGGGAGCAGCTTctagagagggaggaagagatatCAGAGCTGAAAGCAGAGCGGAATAACACAAGG TTGCTTCTGGAACATCTGGAGTGCCTGGTGTCCCGCCATGAGCGGTCACTGAGGATGACTGTGGTGAAGCGTCAGGCTCAGTCACCATCAGGGGTTTCCAGCGAGGTGGAGGTGCTGAAGGCTCTCAAGTCACTGTTTGAGCACCACAAGGCCCTGGATGAGAAG GTGCGAGAGCGGCTCCGAGCGGCCCTCGAGAGAGTGACCACTTTGGAAGAGCAGCTGGCGTGTGCCCACCAGCAG GTGTCTTCCCTacagcagggggcaggggttcggGATGGAGTGGCCGAAGAAGAGGGGACTGTGGAGCTGGGACCAAAAGGCCTGTGGAAG GAGGACGTGGGCCAGGTTGAGGAGCTGCAGGAGCTTCTGGAGAAGCAGAACTTTGAGTTGAGCCAGGCCCGGGAGCGACTGGTCACCCTGACAGCAACTGTGGCTGAACTGGAGGAGGACCTGGGCACAGCCCGCCGGGACCTCCTCAAGTCGGAGGAGCTGAGCAGCAAACACCAGCGGGACCTCCGGGAAGTGAGCAGGGGCCTGGGCCTGACGCTGTCTTTCTGG GCTCTAGCCCAGAAGGAGGACATGGAGGAGCGGATCACCACCCTGGAGAAGCGCTACCTGGCTGCTCAGCGTGAGGCTGCATCAATCCATGACCTCAACGACAAACTGGAGAACGAGCTGGCCAATAAGGAATCCTTGCATCGCCAG TGTGAGGAGAAAGCCCGATATCTGCAGGAGCTACTGGAGGTAGCCGAGCAGAAACTTCAGCAGACAATGCGCAAAGCCGAGACGCTGCCAGAGGTGGAGGCTGAGCTGGCCCAAAGAGTTGCGGCCCTCACCAAG GCTGAAGAACGACATGGCAACATTGAGGAGCACCTCCAACAGCTGGAGGGACAGCTGGAGGAGAAGAACCAAGAGCTGGCGCGG GTGCGCCAGCGGGAGAGGATGAATGAAGCCCACAACAAGCGGCTGTCAGACACGGTGGACCGGCTGCTGAGCGAGGCGAAAGAGCGCCTGCAGCTCCACCTCAGGGAGCGCATGGCAGCCCTGGAGGAGAAG AACACGTTGATCCAAGAGCTGGAGACCTCCCAGCGGCAGATTGAAGAGCAGCACCATCACAAG GGCCGCCTGTCTGAAGAGATTGAGAAACTGCGCCAAGAGGTGGACCAACTGAAGGGTCGAGGAGGACCATTTGTGGATGGCATCCACTCCAG GGCGTACACGGGCAGTGCGACGGATGTGCGGTTCTCCCTGAGCACAGCTGCCCACGCATCCCAAGGTCTGCATCGTTGTTACTCAGCACGGCGGGAACAGTCTGCCAAG GACTGGGAGCCATCTCCACCGCCTGAGGTGCTGGTCCCGACAGCCACCCCTGCCTTTGAGAGTGACCGTGAATTCTCTGATGTGGAGGAGGATGAACCAGGGGGTCTTGTGGGCTCCATGGATGTTGTCTCCCCCAGCAGCCACTCAGACGCCCAGACCCTGGCCATGATGCTGCAGGAGCAGCTGGATGCTATCAATGAGGAGATCAG GATGATCCAGCAAGAGAAGGAGTCCACAGAGCTCCGTGCTGAGGAGCTGGAAACTCGAGTGACTAGTGGCAGCATGGAGGCCCTAGACCTGACCCAGCTGCACAAACGAGGTTCCATCCCCACCTCTCTGACTGCCTTGTCCCTGGCCAGCGCATCCCCTCCACTCAGCGGCCGTGCCACACCTAAGCTTACCTCCCGCAGTGCTGCCCAGGACCTGGACCGAATGGGGGTCATGACCTTG CCCAGTGACTTAAGAAAGCATAGGAGGAAGCTGCTG TCACCAGTGTCTTGGGAAGAGAACCGAGAGGATAAAGCCACCATAAAATGTGAgacttctcctccttcctcacccAGGACACTGCAGCTAGAAAAGCTTGGCCACCCAGCCCGGAGCCAGGAAGAAGGCAAGAG TGCTTTGGAGGATCCAGGCAGCAAccccagcagcagcaacagcagccagGACTCCTTGCACAAGGGTGCCAAGCGCAAAGGCATCAAATCATCCATCGGCCGCCTGTTTGGGAAGAAGGAGAAAGGCAGGCTGATCCAGCCGAGCCGGGATGGACCCACAGGCCATG TTGTACTACTAACAGACTCTGAGCTCGGTCTGCAGGAGCCCATGGTGCCTGCCAAGCTGGGAACCCAGGCAGAAAAGGACCGGAGGCTAAAGAAGAA ACACCAGCTGCTTGAAGATGCCCGGAGAAAAGGAATGTCCTTTGCCCAGTGGGACGGCCCTACTGTGGTCTCCTGGCTAGAG CTCTGGGTGGGGATGCCTGCTTGGTATGTAGCAGCCTGCCGGGCCAACGTCAAGAGTGGCGCCATCATGTCAGCCCTATCAGACACAGAGATCCAGCGAGAAATTGGCATCAGCAATGCCCTGCACCGGCTCAAGCTCCGGCTGGCCATCCAGGAGATGGTGTCGCTGACCAGCCCCTCTGCCCCGCCTacctccaggact TCTTCTGGAAATGTCTGGGTCACCCATGAAGAGATGGAAACTCTGGCAACATCCACTAAAACA ACCCTGGTCTATGGGGATATGAACCACGAGTGGATTGGGAATCAATggctccccagcctggggctcCCCCAGTACCGCAGCTACTTCATGGAGTGCCTCGTGGATGCTCGCATGCTGGATCACCTCACCAAGAAGGATCTGCGAGTCCACCTGAAGATGGTGGACAGCTCCCACCG AACCAGTCTTCAGTATGGCATCATGTGCCTGAAGAGGCTGAATTATGACCGGAAGGAGCTGGAGAAGCGGCGGGAGGAAAGCCAGCATGAGATCAAGG ATGTGCTGGTCTGGACCAATGACCAGGTAGTTCATTGGGTCCAATCTATTGGGCTCCGGGACTACGCAGGAAACCTCCATGAGAGTGGTGTGCATGGCGCTTTGCTGGCCCTGGATGAGAACTTTGACCACAACACACTGGCCCTGGTTCTCCAGATACCCACACAAAATACCCAG
- the PPFIA4 gene encoding liprin-alpha-4 isoform X9, with protein sequence MCEVMPTINEGDPLGPPHEADADANFEQLMVNMLDEREKLLESLRESQETLLATQSRLQDALHERDQLQRHLNSALPQEFTTLTRELSMCREQLLEREEEISELKAERNNTRLLLEHLECLVSRHERSLRMTVVKRQAQSPSGVSSEVEVLKALKSLFEHHKALDEKVRERLRAALERVTTLEEQLACAHQQVSSLQQGAGVRDGVAEEEGTVELGPKGLWKEDVGQVEELQELLEKQNFELSQARERLVTLTATVAELEEDLGTARRDLLKSEELSSKHQRDLREVSRGLGLTLSFWALAQKEDMEERITTLEKRYLAAQREAASIHDLNDKLENELANKESLHRQCEEKARYLQELLEVAEQKLQQTMRKAETLPEVEAELAQRVAALTKAEERHGNIEEHLQQLEGQLEEKNQELARVRQRERMNEAHNKRLSDTVDRLLSEAKERLQLHLRERMAALEEKNTLIQELETSQRQIEEQHHHKGRLSEEIEKLRQEVDQLKGRGGPFVDGIHSRAYTGSATDVRFSLSTAAHASQGLHRCYSARREQSAKDWEPSPPPEVLVPTATPAFESDREFSDVEEDEPGGLVGSMDVVSPSSHSDAQTLAMMLQEQLDAINEEIRMIQQEKESTELRAEELETRVTSGSMEALDLTQLHKRGSIPTSLTALSLASASPPLSGRATPKLTSRSAAQDLDRMGVMTLPSDLRKHRRKLLSPVSWEENREDKATIKCETSPPSSPRTLQLEKLGHPARSQEEGKSALEDPGSNPSSSNSSQDSLHKGAKRKGIKSSIGRLFGKKEKGRLIQPSRDGPTGHVVLLTDSELGLQEPMVPAKLGTQAEKDRRLKKKHQLLEDARRKGMSFAQWDGPTVVSWLELWVGMPAWYVAACRANVKSGAIMSALSDTEIQREIGISNALHRLKLRLAIQEMVSLTSPSAPPTSRTSSGNVWVTHEEMETLATSTKTACAPAFCAETIPASFP encoded by the exons atgtGTGAAGTGATGCCCACAATCAACGAGGGAGACCCCCTGGGGCCTCCGCATGAAGCCGATGCTGACGCCAACTTTGAGCAGCTGATGGTGAACATGCTGGATGAGCGGGAGAAGTTGCTAGAGTCCCTTCGGGAGAGTCAGGAGACTTTGCTGGCGACACAGAGCCGGCTCCAGGATGCCCTGCATGAGAGAGACCAGCTCCAGCGCCACCTTaactctgccctcccccag GAATTTACCACCTTAACCCGGGAGCTGAGTATGTGTCGGGAGCAGCTTctagagagggaggaagagatatCAGAGCTGAAAGCAGAGCGGAATAACACAAGG TTGCTTCTGGAACATCTGGAGTGCCTGGTGTCCCGCCATGAGCGGTCACTGAGGATGACTGTGGTGAAGCGTCAGGCTCAGTCACCATCAGGGGTTTCCAGCGAGGTGGAGGTGCTGAAGGCTCTCAAGTCACTGTTTGAGCACCACAAGGCCCTGGATGAGAAG GTGCGAGAGCGGCTCCGAGCGGCCCTCGAGAGAGTGACCACTTTGGAAGAGCAGCTGGCGTGTGCCCACCAGCAG GTGTCTTCCCTacagcagggggcaggggttcggGATGGAGTGGCCGAAGAAGAGGGGACTGTGGAGCTGGGACCAAAAGGCCTGTGGAAG GAGGACGTGGGCCAGGTTGAGGAGCTGCAGGAGCTTCTGGAGAAGCAGAACTTTGAGTTGAGCCAGGCCCGGGAGCGACTGGTCACCCTGACAGCAACTGTGGCTGAACTGGAGGAGGACCTGGGCACAGCCCGCCGGGACCTCCTCAAGTCGGAGGAGCTGAGCAGCAAACACCAGCGGGACCTCCGGGAAGTGAGCAGGGGCCTGGGCCTGACGCTGTCTTTCTGG GCTCTAGCCCAGAAGGAGGACATGGAGGAGCGGATCACCACCCTGGAGAAGCGCTACCTGGCTGCTCAGCGTGAGGCTGCATCAATCCATGACCTCAACGACAAACTGGAGAACGAGCTGGCCAATAAGGAATCCTTGCATCGCCAG TGTGAGGAGAAAGCCCGATATCTGCAGGAGCTACTGGAGGTAGCCGAGCAGAAACTTCAGCAGACAATGCGCAAAGCCGAGACGCTGCCAGAGGTGGAGGCTGAGCTGGCCCAAAGAGTTGCGGCCCTCACCAAG GCTGAAGAACGACATGGCAACATTGAGGAGCACCTCCAACAGCTGGAGGGACAGCTGGAGGAGAAGAACCAAGAGCTGGCGCGG GTGCGCCAGCGGGAGAGGATGAATGAAGCCCACAACAAGCGGCTGTCAGACACGGTGGACCGGCTGCTGAGCGAGGCGAAAGAGCGCCTGCAGCTCCACCTCAGGGAGCGCATGGCAGCCCTGGAGGAGAAG AACACGTTGATCCAAGAGCTGGAGACCTCCCAGCGGCAGATTGAAGAGCAGCACCATCACAAG GGCCGCCTGTCTGAAGAGATTGAGAAACTGCGCCAAGAGGTGGACCAACTGAAGGGTCGAGGAGGACCATTTGTGGATGGCATCCACTCCAG GGCGTACACGGGCAGTGCGACGGATGTGCGGTTCTCCCTGAGCACAGCTGCCCACGCATCCCAAGGTCTGCATCGTTGTTACTCAGCACGGCGGGAACAGTCTGCCAAG GACTGGGAGCCATCTCCACCGCCTGAGGTGCTGGTCCCGACAGCCACCCCTGCCTTTGAGAGTGACCGTGAATTCTCTGATGTGGAGGAGGATGAACCAGGGGGTCTTGTGGGCTCCATGGATGTTGTCTCCCCCAGCAGCCACTCAGACGCCCAGACCCTGGCCATGATGCTGCAGGAGCAGCTGGATGCTATCAATGAGGAGATCAG GATGATCCAGCAAGAGAAGGAGTCCACAGAGCTCCGTGCTGAGGAGCTGGAAACTCGAGTGACTAGTGGCAGCATGGAGGCCCTAGACCTGACCCAGCTGCACAAACGAGGTTCCATCCCCACCTCTCTGACTGCCTTGTCCCTGGCCAGCGCATCCCCTCCACTCAGCGGCCGTGCCACACCTAAGCTTACCTCCCGCAGTGCTGCCCAGGACCTGGACCGAATGGGGGTCATGACCTTG CCCAGTGACTTAAGAAAGCATAGGAGGAAGCTGCTG TCACCAGTGTCTTGGGAAGAGAACCGAGAGGATAAAGCCACCATAAAATGTGAgacttctcctccttcctcacccAGGACACTGCAGCTAGAAAAGCTTGGCCACCCAGCCCGGAGCCAGGAAGAAGGCAAGAG TGCTTTGGAGGATCCAGGCAGCAAccccagcagcagcaacagcagccagGACTCCTTGCACAAGGGTGCCAAGCGCAAAGGCATCAAATCATCCATCGGCCGCCTGTTTGGGAAGAAGGAGAAAGGCAGGCTGATCCAGCCGAGCCGGGATGGACCCACAGGCCATG TTGTACTACTAACAGACTCTGAGCTCGGTCTGCAGGAGCCCATGGTGCCTGCCAAGCTGGGAACCCAGGCAGAAAAGGACCGGAGGCTAAAGAAGAA ACACCAGCTGCTTGAAGATGCCCGGAGAAAAGGAATGTCCTTTGCCCAGTGGGACGGCCCTACTGTGGTCTCCTGGCTAGAG CTCTGGGTGGGGATGCCTGCTTGGTATGTAGCAGCCTGCCGGGCCAACGTCAAGAGTGGCGCCATCATGTCAGCCCTATCAGACACAGAGATCCAGCGAGAAATTGGCATCAGCAATGCCCTGCACCGGCTCAAGCTCCGGCTGGCCATCCAGGAGATGGTGTCGCTGACCAGCCCCTCTGCCCCGCCTacctccaggact TCTTCTGGAAATGTCTGGGTCACCCATGAAGAGATGGAAACTCTGGCAACATCCACTAAAACA GCATGTGCACCAGCCTTCTGTGCTGAAACTATCCCAGCAAGCTTTCCCTAG